Proteins from one Gemmatimonadales bacterium genomic window:
- a CDS encoding alpha-L-fucosidase: MRIRTSRLATALIAVGIGAAATAPLAAQRDSVPAVRMAARDSYRDDGFGMFIHWGVYSLLGQGEWVMQNNKIDVPTYEWLASTFDPVKFDAKEWVATAKAAGARYITITSRHHDGFSMFATKATPYNIVDWTRFKRDPLKELADECHRQGIKLFFYYSQLDWHNSDYFPRGNTGKSSGRPESGDWNRYIGFMKTQLTDLLTNYGPIGGIWFDGMWDKPDADWHLPEVYGLIHQLQPAALIVPNHHLAPKPGEDVQTFEQDLPGSNTAGFNTDVIGALPLETSLTMNGAWGFNITDHNWKSVDELIGYLVRASGANANLLLNIGPRPDGTLQPEAVVRLHAVGAWLATHGTSIYHTRGGPIAPHVWGVTTHRGDTVFVHVLHLQDRVLALPTFGAKVLSARMLDGGAAVAVTQVPGAITLTMPDAPSPMPPDRVVVLVTARE, translated from the coding sequence ATGCGCATCCGCACTTCCAGGCTTGCGACTGCGCTGATTGCTGTCGGGATCGGCGCAGCGGCCACCGCGCCGCTGGCGGCGCAGCGCGATTCCGTCCCCGCGGTGCGCATGGCCGCCCGCGACTCGTACCGCGACGACGGGTTCGGGATGTTCATTCACTGGGGGGTCTATTCGCTGCTCGGCCAGGGCGAGTGGGTGATGCAGAACAACAAGATCGATGTGCCGACGTATGAATGGCTCGCGTCAACGTTCGATCCGGTCAAGTTCGACGCGAAGGAATGGGTTGCCACGGCGAAGGCCGCGGGTGCGCGCTACATCACCATCACCTCGCGCCATCACGACGGCTTCTCGATGTTCGCCACGAAGGCCACGCCGTACAACATCGTCGACTGGACGCGGTTCAAGCGCGACCCGCTGAAGGAGCTCGCCGACGAGTGCCACCGGCAGGGGATCAAGCTCTTCTTCTATTACTCGCAGCTCGACTGGCACAACAGCGACTACTTCCCGCGCGGCAACACCGGCAAATCATCAGGGCGCCCGGAGAGCGGTGACTGGAACCGGTACATCGGCTTCATGAAGACGCAGCTCACCGACTTGCTGACCAACTATGGTCCGATCGGCGGGATCTGGTTCGACGGGATGTGGGACAAGCCCGATGCAGACTGGCATCTCCCCGAGGTCTACGGCCTCATTCACCAGCTGCAGCCCGCGGCGCTGATCGTTCCGAACCACCATCTCGCCCCGAAACCGGGCGAGGATGTCCAGACGTTCGAGCAGGACCTCCCCGGCTCGAACACGGCCGGCTTCAACACCGACGTGATCGGCGCGCTGCCGCTCGAGACATCGCTCACGATGAACGGCGCGTGGGGATTCAACATCACCGACCACAACTGGAAGTCGGTCGACGAGCTGATCGGGTATCTCGTGCGTGCGTCCGGGGCGAACGCGAACCTGCTGCTCAACATCGGGCCCCGCCCGGACGGGACGCTCCAGCCGGAGGCGGTCGTGCGGCTGCATGCAGTTGGTGCGTGGCTGGCGACCCACGGCACGTCGATCTATCACACCCGCGGCGGGCCGATTGCACCGCACGTGTGGGGCGTCACCACCCATCGCGGCGACACCGTCTTCGTTCATGTGCTGCACCTGCAGGACCGTGTCCTGGCGCTGCCGACCTTCGGCGCGAAGGTGTTGAGCGCGCGGATGCTCGACGGCGGCGCGGCGGTCGCGGTAACGCAGGTCCCCGGGGCGATCACCCTGACGATGCCGGATGCACCGTCGCCGATGCCGCCCGACCGGGTGGTCGTGCTGGTGACCGCGCGGGAATAG